From Erigeron canadensis isolate Cc75 chromosome 5, C_canadensis_v1, whole genome shotgun sequence:
CGAGAACTAAAGGCTCAACTACCTCCGTAAAACTCATATGGAAATTGATCTTCGTTTCCAAAAAATCCTGTTAAGTTTTCATTTACTGAATATGGCGACATGTAGCCAAATCGATTTGGGTCATCAACTAGTTCAACTTCCTCTGTAAAATTCGAGTATGATGAACTTGGTGAGATTTCAACCTGGTGATATGGTTGCCATGGACTCATTGGATTTGAAATGTCCTCTGTGATATACCCAAACGGCCCTTCTAATCCTCTCGATTGTTCCTGCATTGTCATTAAAATCATGTTGAAACCTGCCCTTGTGCATAGCTTAAATGTAGGTTTGTTATTGAGCTAGAAGTGGCAATCTTGACCCATCCATTTACGGACAGGGCAATTTTAAAGGTGGCATTTCTCAACCCTTACAACTtcgacccgttacccaacccgtATAATTTGGTTAATCCCTAGGATATGGattgtaaaaaaaacataccttTGAAGAATCAAGAATTAAATCAGGTGAGACCCAAAAGCTCGAAGAATTGGTACGGCCAACAGAGGAAGTTGGTTCATTTTCTGAAGTAGACGTTTTCTCATAAGAGGCAAGAGGACTGGATAAATTACTCTCATTACCCATTCGGGTGCTTGTTTGAAGAACCAACGAGTCATTGACAACTCCATTACTACTACTTCCGGGCTCCTTAGTTTTTGGGCCACTAGTCACATAGCTGGTTTTTGACTCGTTCCTTTTCATCACACGACACAAAGCAAACTGTCCCTGTGAAAGCATGGATGCAACTCATTATTAAACTCTGCTACACTACTATATCGTTAAAGAAAATTGTTAACGGAAGGAATTTAGATGCATGTTTCCTAAAATATATACCTGAAAACTTGGTGTCCCTCTTGAAACATCGTCACATAGGCGGTACTCATGCATCACCCAATCAGTGCGATCACCTAATGGTGCTCTGCCACGATAAAAGACAAGAGTCTTACGATACCCTGCCAGAGAAGATTGGCATGTCACTTTTCGGTCTTTTCCTGTGGCTTTCCAGTAACCGGCTTTTGTTGCTCTATTTGTTCGCGACCCATTTGGGTATTTGCGATCACGTGGAACAAAAAAGAACCACTCCATATCGCGCTTTGGAAGGAAAGATTTATCTGTAATTAACACACCAATTAGAAAGCATACCATCATAAAAGCACTTCATTATTGCTTTAGAGATAAAAAGAAAGATTCTATAACAAGATCATTTTCTGAAAAGTTTCATGATCTCAATTATCTATCTTTACAGAAAAAGAATAAAGTGCCACTAAAGCTTCACAATCAAACAATTCTACTAATTAGCATGAACTAGTTTTTCATTAAACCATCAAAGCTTtcaaatttatatcaaaaaatgaAGCTCACCAGGCAATTCCCATGGATCAAATTTGTACAATTCAATAACCGGAATCACTTCAAGTTCGAATTGAAGTCCTTCAACTTTCCTTTTAAGGTAATATCCAATCAATTCTTCATCCGTTGGATGAAAGCGAAACCCTGGTGGCAGTGAAGATCCTCCCATAATCTCCTACTAGAATTTAGAGAATTTACAAAGAAAATATAGAACCAAAAAAAAGGCCAAAAGTAACTTAGAACAATACAATGTCAGAGTTTTCGGTTAAGTACTCGTATTATAactattgaaaatttgaaaaatccAGAAATAGAAGCTTTTCTCAATACATAATTTACTTTCAAGAGTTGCAACTAAGTTCCATAGAATGCTTCCATTGTTCAACAAGATCATTTTCTTTTAGAAACTTCAATGGATTCTTAACAATCAAAACCTTCCCAAAttgttaaaagtatatatatatttgttacaaGTTATGGAAAAAAATATCGAATCTTTGAAATACCCACAAGTAAAATGATCAAGAAAATATGTGAGAATTATAATTGATAGGGGGGAAGAGGGGAGGTGTAAGAGTTGGAGTGGAGATGGGTTTTATACAAGATTTTGGGGGCAAAAAGTCTTTAAAAGTATATATCtatcttataatattttataatatatatactctacaataatagtaatagtatgttatatagaaatataaaatatattaaaaatgaaaggAACAAAAACACCGAAAGTGGGATAGGTATGTTTGAAGCTAAAATGAAATTCCACAAAAAAGGCCATAAGTTCACACCTAAACGGCTATTCGCGCCAAAAAAGCTATACATTGTGACCGTTGAATTTGCATTACAACTTTTAATGCGTATCATACTAGTTATCTTAGCAGATATCTCGTTTTGTCATCTTAGAATTGTTGTGTAAATGTATAGCTCCCTTCATGTCTTGAAAATTATCTTCCAACAAAAACAAGTTGAACTAAAATAGATGCATCTAAATGGCACTTAAGATATGCTACATTATCTTAACCAAGACTGGCGTTGTCATAGAATGGGATCCCGAGAAAAAATCTCACAGACATGTCATTATGTCATTTCTAAGGATTAAACTCATGGAAAAATCTCACAAACATCCTAATTGCCTCAATTTGGAGCACTTAACTCGTTATATTAGACGTTGATATTCCCTCAATACTAATTGCGATTATAATAGAACCAAATATAGAAACGAAAAACTCTAAAGTGGTCGAATTAATAAAATCTACAAAGAGTTATATACTAGTGTTCTacacatttattataaaaattcgtaagttttgatttttaaacttcCACAGATATAAAAGTTTAAATGTTGTGAAACAAATTATAAACTCTAAACAAAAGTTCCAATTAACTTCCAGTTCTAACAATCGACTCCAACTCGAATTCACGGTCAAGTCAATAACTCAAGGTAATGTTGTCTAAAAACTACTGTATAAAAGTGTGTGAACAAAATACACATCAGCTTGAGTCAGACAAAATCACTATTTTGCCCTTTACCCTGTTATTTATAGTAACTTAAAGGTGATGTTGTCATCAGCATCTACTCATCATCAAACCAAAAAGTGCTGCTTCAGTTTATTTGccacttttttttattgttgaatCTTTATTCCCAGACCCATTAGCTTTTAATACACACACCATTATCAGTTTATCACAATATCTTGTAGTTCCTTTCATTATAAGCTGTACATAAATCTGTATTTGATAAAAATGTCTCTGGATGAAGACTATATAATATTGGGAATAACATTTAGCTTGATAATGACTTGATGAGAGCTTCTAGCTTTTGGTAGTTCACTCTTTTTTTCTCATTTCACACATGCTTTTATGTCATCAATgtgtttaaaaatttaaagtggGACCGGCCAAAATGTCTTTTATGAACTTAAAATTAAGGACTTGTCATGTTTTTCTAGgaaatttcttttcttcttctttaaacaCCACGAAGAGCATATTCTTCTCTTATTTCTTCTAttcattttaacaatttttatgaTAATTGTCTAAAAATGTGTATAGTGGGAACGAACTATCAGATTGGATATTGTGTGTtaagaacttagtaaaaatattcaaatcataAACCGACTAATAAAAACTTACACGTGACGGGTCATATGGGTTGCCACGTGTGTCATATTACATGATTTGGACAATTTATCAAGTTGTGAACATACAATGTCCAAAACCTTAGTTCGTTCTTACTATAGACATCTAGTTGTAGTTAGTTACATCCCACGATACTTAACCCCTGTTTAAACTATGAAAAAATCGAAGGGTAAAATGAATGTCCAATTCAAAACAATTAGGTAGAACCGATAGAAACTTATCAtaattcatttttttgtttgaactaagaaaaaattcaagtaaaacaaaattataagcaTACAAATCACACTTCGAAAGCAATATACATCCAAAGGTAAACAAAACATCCcatacataacacataaatGAAAGCCAACTTAATCAAAGGTTACACATTAtggttttgtatttttaaatttcaaactGATACaaagtttaatttaatactaGTACTATTTACTTTGGGAAAAGACAAAAGGTAATCACCAAAGACATTGGAGATAAACTAGAAGATAGAAAATGTACATAAAGCGAAAAAAAAGAGAGACCATGGTTTACGGCTTTAAAGCAATGACTACTGAGGATTTGAGATTTTGATGTTACACTTCCAACTATAATCTTTTTTCAACCAAAggttacaacttacaacaaTTTTAAGACCTTAGATTCCCCTCCAACAAAATGTTACAACTTGAATCTCAAAATTAGTTTGTTACCTTTtccaaaagatgatttttgtatgtatattttcAATACAAGTATGCCAAAAGTGACAAAAAGGTTTGCAGTTTGTTCTACTAACAATCGATTCAAATAATTAATGAATTTTATTTACACAAGACTTCACTTATGTAAGGTTTTTGGATATAACTTAGGGAACAGAATCTGGAAATGCAAGTAATTTGTCATCTTTTACTATTGTatgtatgcataaaaaattttgaatgtttGATGGAAGTATACCTGCTAAATTGAATGAATCGTGGAATTACCGGTTGGATCTAAATTTTAGCCGCTCATTGATGGAGtcacttcatattttttatttttttaaagaaaaaaacaaaatatcatcATCTATATCAATCATCATCAGATCTCCATGTTTCTAAACAACCTTATATATCATGAAGTTtctggaaaaagaaaaaagaaaaaaacagatgtaattacattttttatattcgTAAAGATTCCGAAAAATAAAGTAACATGAAATACCAATGTGGATATATAAAGTTCTGTAGTTAAAACTTTAAGTTTCAGAGCTAATTTTCGAGTTCTCGTATTGCGAATTGGTTTTTAAAATGGAACTGAATTGTGCTTGGGTTTTGTACCGTGTGTGCCAACATTGTCTGGATCGAGTTTCCGGCAATCATTTACTCGCTAtattaatctctatttatatgtatatctatctatacctCGTTACCACCAACAGTCCATAAGAATCCCACCAAGTCATAAACCAATGGTGGTGGCCGGCAAAAACCCACGTCGGGAATCAGCCAACCGCCATAGCCCCATTATCACCACACCGGGAATAAGCCCACGCCATAGCTGCCGCCAGCCAACCGCCATTAGAGTTTGATTATGACTTAGATCGAGAATTCAATTTTGGTTTCATGTAGTCCTCCACAGCAGCCACCATCCACAATCCGTACTATTATTGTTCGAGATGTGAATTGTATTGtaactttattttaattttacgagcatggtactcgcgcaatgcggcggcagtagTGGGGAAGGCGGTCTGTTTTACTAGAGATTTTtggtagttacgtaaagaaaaataaataaaaaagtccaagggcaaatctggtaattcaaaggtagaattacctaatataaaaataggtcatttcttttataaggtattatagatatttgtTGTTactgatttatataatttttgtgtatgtatgtaatgatttaaatatatattatatagatacagatttaGATATATACAACATAAAGAGTATAAATATAGTTAGTAAAAGATGACACATACACTCCGAAATTCTTTTCCCTATAACTTATGAGTCATCTTGTGTCTAATCATATAGGAATATTCAAAAGTTATAGGCATAACCAACATTTTCATGACCCGTAATTCCATACAAGTTAGGATCATAGTTAAGAAGAAGAATTAAAATGTTACTTACACTTACACTCACAAatagtttattaaaaaagaacttATTATTTCATATCACATGTGACATAGTCCagttaaacattttttttatttgtaaattgttttATAATCTATATTGTTGCTCTACTCAAATACTCTAATACTAAGGACTAGTTGTAGGACCTTTCAAACATCTTAAAAGTATATTTTCGATTATCAAATTGCAATGATGCAAGTAATAGGAAAAATAAACTCTCTTTTCTGACCAAAAATATAGCAATAGGTGTTGTTGGTAGcttaaataaaattgaaaaacaacGATGCAAAACATATTTAGACATGTGACCTACAATATAATAGCAATATCTTATTAATATTTTCGATTTACGACAGCCGccgttttatattttttattaatgaacctaccatatatatgtattttttttggcGTGCATGTCTTTGAATTCTCAAAAGCCAACTTGCTACACAGTCCGTTGTTTCATATTCAGATACTACGAAGAAATTCAACTATATATAACTTGTTTAATCAATAACATGTCTTAGCGTGTTAAGTGTCATAATTTTTTTCACAAGAAAACTCAAATTCCAACCTCTCTGGGTACAAATAATATAAAGGGGGTCAGGAGTGTGAAAATGATCGCGAGATACCATGCGTTAGgccatatatataaatcttgatTAGAGATTTAAGGACTCATTATACTTaaataacatttatttaaaaaacaaacttgTGTATTACTACTAATTACCCATTAAGTTTAAATCCTGTGTGTTTCTACACACTTTTGTGCGTGATTAGAATATACGAGTAGTTACCAAAAATCGAAAGTTATGTGTAATGCTTTTGTCTAGTCTGATCTCTAAGATAACAATGGGCTCAGATAAACAGATATCAATGTGTagaatttaaaacttaattattttcttttgtagTCTTGTCGAGTTGTAGACTTAAATAGTTCATGATAAATATGAGTTATGTTCTTAATTACCTTAAATGACttgtgtgtaaaaaaaaaatgtaacttttaatgtaaaaaaaaaggataaaattatGTGTTGCTACATAAATGTATTTCATGAAAACAATTAATTCATTATAAATCGAAATTTTTGGTCCGTTGATTATTTGTTAGTGTGAAATGTGGTAggaaaaattaatcatttaagTGGGTTATGGTTTTTATTATGGGGAAATGAAAAGGATAGAGATAAGCTTATCTTGTCTCTATGTTGGGTCCTATATATGCTTTCGGCTCATTGTCTCCGAACCCAAATTAACCCAGCCCATGAGTCTCACACTACTCCCCTGACCTCTAAATCAACGGCTACTTTGGCTCCTGATGGTTCTTCAAAATTCAACCCATTTATATCATTGGACTAGCTTGTGTCATTTTCTAATTATTAGTGTCACTATATTCTACTTATCAGATTCATTGCTccatatataacaaaatctacAAAAATATTTCCTTTTTGACTAATTGTATACAAACTTGACTGAAAGATCAGTTTATTACTAGTTGTAGCATGATTTTGAATTTCGTATTGAAATATAGTGATATATCATTTGAAATCTTTTATTGAATTCCATAGAATTAGACCAGTCGCGCTATAGAATCAAAAGACTTTTAATTCGTCGAACACCATGTATAGGACCTGTGACATGCGTGATTTTATGTACCAacttattattagtttaaagttATGCTTGATACAAAAAAGCAATAATATGCTTGAACATACAAC
This genomic window contains:
- the LOC122599144 gene encoding NAC domain-containing protein 71-like → MGGSSLPPGFRFHPTDEELIGYYLKRKVEGLQFELEVIPVIELYKFDPWELPDKSFLPKRDMEWFFFVPRDRKYPNGSRTNRATKAGYWKATGKDRKVTCQSSLAGYRKTLVFYRGRAPLGDRTDWVMHEYRLCDDVSRGTPSFQGQFALCRVMKRNESKTSYVTSGPKTKEPGSSSNGVVNDSLVLQTSTRMGNESNLSSPLASYEKTSTSENEPTSSVGRTNSSSFWVSPDLILDSSKEQSRGLEGPFGYITEDISNPMSPWQPYHQVEISPSSSYSNFTEEVELVDDPNRFGYMSPYSVNENLTGFFGNEDQFPYEFYGGS